CACCCGGCGCACCGCGACATGACCGCCACCGTACTGCTTGAAGCCATGGCCTCGGGCCTGCCGGTACTGGCAACCACCACCTGTGGTTATGCGCCTCTGGTGAAAAAAGCCAATGCCGGTTTGGTGGCGCCTTTTCCCTATCAGCAAACGGAGTTCAATACGTTGCTGGCAAAGGCGCTCGCCACCGACGAGCGCATGGATTGGGGTAACAACGCACTGGAATTTACCGACAACCGCGATATCTACTCACTCGCCCAGAAGGCGGCAGATATCATTGAAGCCAGCGTTACCCGCGCCGGTTAGGATTAAGCCCATGTTTCATTGTGATGCCTCGCTTGAAACCCTGCTGAAAAAACACCACCTGCACGATGCCGCCCGGCTGTGGGATTGGTGTGCGCAAAAAATAAATTTCGCCCCGGGCCAGGGCTTGTCTGATAAAAAAACCGCAGACATCAACTTCGATGGTGACAGCGCAAGCTACCGCGTTTACATCAGCCAAAACCAGTTAGAGCGCAAGGGCTGGTTGTGGCAAACCCGGCCTAAGCTGCGCGAGCTTTACCAGAACCATTTGTTGTGTGAAGCCCGCGGCATCGCCACTACAGAGGCCGTGTGTTACGGCGAGCAGCGCCTGCCAGATACCCAGTGTTGGCGCGCGTTGATGCTGGTGCGCACACCCACAGATTTCAAAAGCGCACACGAGTTTGTAAAGCAATGGCCAAGCCTTGCGCTTGCAGAGCGCCAGCCAGTGCTGGATACCTGGGCCACCCACATTGCCGCTATGCACAACCAGCGCTTAGCGCACCACAATTTGCATTCGGTTAATGTGCTGATGAACGCCCAGCGCGAGGTGCGCATAGATCACCTTGAGCGCTTGGGTTATCAATGGCGCACGGTGGTGGCAAGCGTGAATGACCTTGCCTGTTTTATGCGCGGCATGGCCGCCTTCGACACCGCAGATACCGAGTATTTTTTGCAGCAGTACTGGCGCCATTGCAAGTTAGGCTTAACCTACCAGGGTTTGCGTCAGCGGGTATTGGCGCAAGCCGCAAGCACAGCAACCCAGGCCCAATAGCAGGCAACACATGCACACTGTATTGGTAACCGGGGGCTGTGGTTTTATCGGTTCGGCCTTGGTACGCAGGCTTTTGGCGCGCGGCTTTTGTGTACACAATATTGATAAGCGCACCCAGGCGGCCAACCCCTCGCTCGATCATCTGGAAGGCCCGCAATACCATTGGCACAATATCGATCTGGCCCAGGGCCCCGCGCCGGTTGCAGCACTGTTAGCGCGCACAAAGCCGCGCTTTATTTTTCATTTGGCCGCTGAAACCCACGTTGATAATTCCATTGCCGCACCCTTGGTGAGCGTGCAAAACAACGTGTTGGGTGCGGCAAATTTGTTGGAAGCGGTACGCACCAGTGGCGCGCAAGCCGCGCAAATGCTTGAAAAAATTGTGTGGGTTTCAACCGATGAAGTGTACGGCGATTGCGCAGACACAGGCCCAAACCACGCGTTTTTGGAATCTCACAAGCTGCAGCCCAGCTCGCCTTATTCGGCCTCTAAATCCGCCGCTGATCAACTGGCGCTGGCCTGGCATCGCACCTTCGGTGTGCCGGTGGTTTTATCGCGCTGCAGCAACAATTACGGGCCCTGGCAATTTCCCGAAAAATTAATCCCCAA
This genomic stretch from Simiduia sp. 21SJ11W-1 harbors:
- a CDS encoding lipopolysaccharide kinase InaA family protein encodes the protein MFHCDASLETLLKKHHLHDAARLWDWCAQKINFAPGQGLSDKKTADINFDGDSASYRVYISQNQLERKGWLWQTRPKLRELYQNHLLCEARGIATTEAVCYGEQRLPDTQCWRALMLVRTPTDFKSAHEFVKQWPSLALAERQPVLDTWATHIAAMHNQRLAHHNLHSVNVLMNAQREVRIDHLERLGYQWRTVVASVNDLACFMRGMAAFDTADTEYFLQQYWRHCKLGLTYQGLRQRVLAQAASTATQAQ
- a CDS encoding dTDP-glucose 4,6-dehydratase codes for the protein MHTVLVTGGCGFIGSALVRRLLARGFCVHNIDKRTQAANPSLDHLEGPQYHWHNIDLAQGPAPVAALLARTKPRFIFHLAAETHVDNSIAAPLVSVQNNVLGAANLLEAVRTSGAQAAQMLEKIVWVSTDEVYGDCADTGPNHAFLESHKLQPSSPYSASKSAADQLALAWHRTFGVPVVLSRCSNNYGPWQFPEKLIPKFIARALVGSPLPLYGDGLQQREWLYVEDHVSALMLLAERGQLGEIYNVGSDALCTNRELINTLCQLLDAASPAGAPHATLITQVEDRPGHDRCYKVCWQKIKALGWAPATSLADGLQQTVAWYLANRKFLAAGESK